The following are encoded in a window of Chloroflexota bacterium genomic DNA:
- a CDS encoding cysteine desulfurase family protein has product MPSADEDGRRGVDAAGRIYLDHAATTPVDPEVMAAMLPFLTTHAGNASSLYLEGREARAALDDAREAVADVLACDAAEVVFTGSGSEAANLAIRGVAWRAHEAGRRHLVTSAVEHHAVLHTVQQLERRHGFEATYVPVDSDGRVDPAEVLATVRGDTALVSVMYANNEVGTVQPVAEIAAALADHPALVHTDAVQAAGSLSLATPELVVDLLSLTAHKVYGPKGVGALYVRRGVRLAPQIVGGSQERNRRAGTENVAGAVGLAAALTRADAERAASNAANAELTGVLLADLTDIAGVRLTGPTSRRLPNSASFVIEGVDSEALLLRLDAAGIAASSGSACTSASLEPSHVLLAMGIPADIARSSLRLTTGRSNTDAQMRRAVDIIGEAIGRLRRNADAAAAVSMA; this is encoded by the coding sequence ATGCCATCCGCCGATGAGGACGGCCGCCGCGGCGTAGACGCTGCCGGGCGCATCTATCTCGACCACGCGGCGACCACGCCGGTCGATCCCGAGGTCATGGCCGCCATGCTGCCCTTCTTGACGACGCACGCGGGCAACGCCAGCAGCTTGTACCTGGAGGGCCGCGAGGCGCGCGCCGCGCTGGATGACGCCCGTGAGGCCGTGGCCGACGTGCTGGCCTGCGATGCGGCGGAGGTCGTGTTCACCGGCAGCGGCAGCGAGGCCGCCAATCTTGCGATCCGCGGCGTGGCCTGGCGCGCCCACGAGGCAGGACGGCGCCACCTGGTGACCAGCGCCGTCGAGCACCACGCGGTGCTGCACACGGTGCAACAGCTGGAGCGCCGGCATGGATTCGAGGCGACCTACGTGCCCGTGGACAGCGATGGACGCGTCGATCCCGCCGAGGTACTTGCCACGGTGCGAGGCGACACGGCGCTGGTCTCGGTGATGTACGCGAACAACGAAGTGGGCACGGTGCAGCCGGTGGCCGAGATTGCGGCGGCGCTGGCGGACCACCCGGCCCTGGTGCACACCGACGCCGTGCAAGCCGCCGGCAGCCTGAGCCTGGCAACGCCCGAGTTGGTCGTGGACCTGCTCTCGCTCACGGCGCACAAGGTGTACGGACCGAAGGGCGTGGGCGCGTTGTACGTGCGGCGCGGGGTGCGGCTGGCGCCGCAGATCGTGGGCGGCTCCCAGGAGCGCAACCGGCGCGCCGGGACGGAAAATGTGGCCGGCGCGGTGGGACTTGCGGCGGCGCTGACCCGCGCAGATGCCGAGCGCGCGGCGAGCAACGCGGCAAATGCCGAGCTCACAGGCGTCCTGTTGGCGGATTTGACGGACATCGCGGGAGTGCGCCTCACCGGGCCGACCAGTCGCCGCCTGCCGAATTCCGCCAGCTTCGTCATCGAGGGCGTGGACAGCGAGGCGCTGCTGCTGCGGCTGGACGCGGCGGGGATCGCGGCTTCCAGCGGCTCCGCCTGCACCTCGGCGTCGCTGGAGCCGTCCCACGTGCTGCTGGCCATGGGGATCCCGGCGGACATCGCGCGCAGCAGCCTGCGGCTCACGACGGGACGCTCGAACACCGACGCCCAGATGCGACGCGCCGTGGACATCATCGGTGAGGCCATTGGGCGGCTGCGGCGCAACGCCGATGCCGCCGCCGCGGTTTCGATGGCGTAG
- a CDS encoding GNAT family N-acetyltransferase translates to MESTHSLKTGERLDVTTLGPGEGRGDSAVNRELWWFIVQPFDPWTSPGENELVARALRGATDDSLHDVLIVGRIDGEIVGTVWHGTSRNTREVGGYGFVRTDPAHRGKGVAQTLTRLSVERFWADGGLVIYLGTVAPDAAHVYEKHGYRRYNGIGMRALRPGSDPETFDDEYFAHDGSAPLARDAGWGDIGGYPALMLSPEPRDWRIRDFTEAIFYDPPEVQSGSCLRPFVSSMLRRETHPANRFKVLVTRRDRLVAAAGLFTPTAAPLDGSATLEVLCHPAYGGEFSSFLGAVLAEGREAGVRTVRAYASGESRTAALAAVGFSAESTLSRHLQCGDRAVDVTVLRRDLA, encoded by the coding sequence ATGGAATCGACCCACTCCCTCAAGACGGGCGAGCGGCTCGACGTGACCACGCTGGGACCCGGCGAGGGCCGCGGCGACTCCGCCGTGAATCGCGAACTCTGGTGGTTCATCGTCCAGCCCTTCGACCCGTGGACATCGCCTGGCGAGAACGAGCTCGTCGCCCGCGCCCTCCGCGGCGCGACCGACGACTCGCTGCACGACGTCCTGATCGTCGGGCGCATCGACGGGGAAATCGTGGGCACGGTGTGGCACGGCACCAGCCGCAACACGCGCGAGGTCGGCGGCTACGGCTTCGTGCGCACCGACCCGGCCCATCGCGGCAAAGGCGTGGCGCAGACGCTGACGCGGTTGTCGGTCGAGAGGTTCTGGGCGGACGGCGGGCTCGTCATCTACCTGGGCACGGTTGCCCCCGACGCGGCCCACGTCTACGAGAAGCACGGCTACCGCCGCTACAACGGCATCGGCATGCGCGCGCTGCGGCCGGGCAGCGACCCGGAGACCTTTGACGACGAGTACTTCGCGCACGACGGCTCGGCCCCGCTGGCGCGCGACGCCGGATGGGGCGATATCGGCGGCTACCCGGCGCTGATGCTGTCGCCCGAGCCGAGGGACTGGCGCATCCGCGACTTCACCGAGGCCATCTTCTACGACCCGCCGGAGGTGCAGTCGGGATCGTGCCTGCGGCCGTTCGTCAGCTCCATGCTGCGGCGGGAGACGCACCCGGCCAACCGGTTCAAGGTGCTGGTGACGCGCCGCGACCGCCTCGTGGCCGCCGCCGGCCTCTTCACGCCGACCGCCGCGCCGCTGGACGGCAGCGCGACCCTGGAGGTGCTGTGCCATCCGGCCTACGGCGGCGAGTTCTCGTCATTCCTGGGCGCGGTGCTGGCCGAGGGCCGCGAGGCCGGCGTGCGCACGGTGCGCGCCTATGCCTCCGGCGAGAGCCGCACCGCCGCGCTGGCCGCGGTGGGCTTCTCCGCCGAATCGACCCTGTCGCGCCACCTGCAGTGCGGCGACCGCGCCGTCGACGTGACGGTGCTGCGGCGCGACCTGGCTTAG
- a CDS encoding helix-turn-helix transcriptional regulator: MRTLSPRDEILRTLKVGGAMFAPDIADRVGTGTSAVRPHLESLTADGLVTANPVRGRPGRPRYRYHLTAKGHETFERTYDDLASCMVDAVLELGGESLLQAVLERHERRQLDKYIPRVRGLPFDLRVHEVARILDECGYMVELETTDDGYRLREHNCPVSRVAEGCTAACESELRFIRKLVQADVEQLVVSPKGDQACCYAIRR; encoded by the coding sequence TTGCGCACGTTAAGCCCCCGCGACGAGATCCTGCGGACGCTCAAAGTCGGCGGGGCCATGTTTGCGCCCGACATCGCCGACCGCGTGGGGACCGGCACGTCCGCCGTCCGACCGCATCTCGAGAGCCTGACGGCCGACGGCCTGGTGACGGCAAACCCCGTACGTGGGCGGCCGGGCCGGCCGCGCTATCGCTATCACCTGACGGCCAAGGGCCACGAGACCTTCGAGCGCACCTACGACGACCTCGCGTCGTGCATGGTCGACGCGGTGCTGGAGTTGGGCGGCGAGTCCCTGCTGCAGGCCGTGCTGGAACGGCACGAACGCCGCCAGCTCGACAAGTACATCCCCCGAGTTCGCGGCCTGCCGTTCGATCTCCGCGTGCACGAGGTGGCCCGCATCCTGGACGAGTGCGGCTATATGGTCGAGCTCGAGACCACGGACGACGGCTACCGCCTGCGCGAGCACAACTGCCCGGTTTCACGCGTGGCCGAGGGCTGCACCGCCGCCTGCGAATCGGAATTGCGCTTCATCCGCAAGCTGGTGCAGGCCGACGTCGAGCAGTTGGTGGTTTCGCCAAAGGGCGACCAGGCATGCTGCTATGCCATCCGCCGATGA
- a CDS encoding Rieske 2Fe-2S domain-containing protein — protein sequence MTFHKVGDEKILPPPGQMVAVTVDWSDVVIANVDGEYHAIQGVCEHAGGPLGAGYLVGCQLTCPLHAWTYDVTDGWLIRPPWGQRIQTYEVRVREGQVEVAAREES from the coding sequence ATGACCTTTCACAAGGTCGGCGACGAAAAGATCCTGCCGCCGCCCGGCCAAATGGTGGCGGTGACGGTGGACTGGTCGGACGTGGTGATTGCAAACGTCGACGGCGAGTACCACGCCATCCAGGGCGTGTGCGAGCACGCAGGTGGGCCGCTGGGCGCGGGCTATCTGGTCGGCTGCCAGCTCACCTGCCCCCTCCACGCGTGGACCTATGACGTGACGGACGGCTGGCTGATCCGACCCCCGTGGGGCCAGCGCATCCAGACCTACGAGGTGCGCGTGCGCGAGGGCCAGGTCGAAGTGGCGGCGCGGGAAGAAAGCTAG
- a CDS encoding iron-sulfur cluster assembly accessory protein: MMDSLPMAAAAPVLAITESAAAQFERMRAKRNKPEAVLRVRVVPDSGCGDFRYAMGIEPGPRDGDMSIDAHGITVIVDPASVGLLRGSTLDYSDALIDGGFKLLNPNAQSACGCGQSFTTSGRAVTSEHKRGVLGI, translated from the coding sequence ATGATGGATTCGCTGCCGATGGCCGCTGCGGCGCCGGTGCTGGCGATCACCGAGTCGGCGGCCGCGCAGTTCGAGCGCATGCGCGCCAAGCGCAACAAGCCCGAAGCGGTGCTGCGGGTCCGCGTGGTGCCGGATTCAGGCTGCGGCGATTTCCGCTACGCCATGGGGATCGAGCCCGGTCCGCGCGACGGCGACATGTCCATCGACGCGCACGGCATCACGGTTATCGTCGACCCCGCCAGCGTCGGACTGCTGCGCGGCTCGACGCTCGACTACAGCGACGCGCTGATCGACGGCGGCTTCAAGCTGCTCAATCCCAACGCCCAGAGCGCCTGCGGCTGCGGCCAGTCGTTCACCACCAGCGGTCGGGCCGTCACCAGCGAGCACAAGCGCGGGGTGCTGGGGATCTAG
- a CDS encoding SDR family NAD(P)-dependent oxidoreductase, with translation MSIEGRAAIITGGGTGVGRATALGLARLGVSVAVNYSRSADEAAATARDCEAEGVEAVALQADVASNASVVAMVEQAAAALGCVDYLVNSAGTTVFVDHPDLDALTEAAWQRVMGVNLFGAFYATRACVPHMRAAGAGAVVNVSSVAGNTGAGSSIPYAASKGALNTMTRSLARALAPEVRVNAVAPGIIDTRWVDDRREFLDAAVEKTPLQRAAVAEDVAESVIHLLQSTFTTGEVLVIDGGISL, from the coding sequence ATGTCGATCGAGGGTCGAGCGGCAATCATCACCGGCGGCGGGACGGGAGTAGGTCGCGCCACCGCGCTCGGCCTGGCGCGGCTGGGCGTGAGCGTGGCCGTCAACTACTCCCGCTCGGCGGACGAGGCCGCCGCCACCGCCCGCGACTGCGAGGCCGAAGGCGTGGAGGCCGTGGCGCTGCAGGCCGACGTGGCGTCCAACGCGTCCGTCGTCGCCATGGTGGAGCAGGCCGCGGCGGCTCTGGGCTGCGTCGACTACCTGGTGAACAGCGCGGGGACCACCGTGTTTGTGGACCACCCGGATCTCGACGCGCTCACCGAGGCGGCCTGGCAGCGCGTGATGGGCGTGAATCTCTTCGGCGCGTTCTACGCCACGCGCGCCTGCGTACCGCACATGCGCGCCGCCGGCGCGGGCGCCGTGGTCAACGTGTCTTCGGTGGCGGGCAACACCGGCGCCGGCAGCTCGATTCCCTACGCTGCGTCCAAGGGTGCGCTCAACACCATGACCCGGTCGCTGGCGCGGGCCCTGGCGCCGGAGGTGCGCGTGAATGCCGTGGCGCCGGGGATCATCGACACGCGCTGGGTCGACGACCGGCGCGAGTTCCTGGACGCGGCGGTGGAAAAGACGCCCCTGCAGCGCGCCGCCGTGGCCGAGGACGTCGCCGAGTCGGTGATTCACCTGCTCCAATCCACCTTCACCACCGGCGAGGTGCTGGTGATCGACGGCGGAATCTCGCTCTAA